The following DNA comes from Enterobacter sp. SA187.
TTTGGCGAACATTCGCTGCTGATGGTGAACGCTTCCGCCGCCGCAGGGCACGGGGCGCTGAACGCCACTGACGGCACGTTAAAAGTGGCAGACTCGGCCGCGCTTTATATCGCCGACGCCAGAGCCAATAAAACCTATACCATTGCGAACGGTTTCAGTGACATCCAGCGGGAAGGGCAGGGCTGGCAGGGGGCGAACCTGGTGGTGAACAAGCTGCTTGACGCCACCACACAGGAAAATAACGGCGCGGTAACGGTCACCACCTCCGCCAAAGCGTCGCAGGTGGTCCTGCCGGGCGTGGCGATCGGTAATGCGCTCAACAGCATGATCAGCAGCGGGTCGAACTCGCTGGCCAGTCCGCACGCCAGTATTCGCCTGCTGTCGACCGCCATTGAAGATCCCAAAGTGCACAACAGCGAGGTGATCAAAACCCTCAACAGCGTGGCGCAACTGGCTATTGCGGGCGGGGTGCAGAGCAGCACGCTGGCGACCGGGATGGCCGCTGCCGGGGCGATTCAGGACAGGCTGTCGGTCACCGGTAACGGGCTGCAAGCGGATAAGGATGCCAGCGTCTGGGTGCAGGCGCTGTATGGCAACCAGCGCAACCGCGATTTGCACGCCTCGCGCATGACCTACGGCTATGACACCGACTTCACCGGCCTGATAGTGGGCAGCGATATGGCTTATGACAGCGCGCTGGGGGCGATGCGCAGCGGCGGCGCGGTTCATGCCGGTAACGGTGAAACCGACTCCACCGGTGACTTCAACGCCACCAGTAATGACTTCAGCTTCTGGGGCGTCGCGCTGTATCAGAACTGGGCGAGTCAGGGCGCGAACGTCACTGCGGACATCGGCTACAGCGAAAACCGTAACGACCTTGAACAGCGTATTCCGGCATGGACAAATCTGGATGGCAAAGTGAAGGGCTCGGTGGATTCGCATTTGTTCACCGTCGGCATCACTGGTGAATATCGGATTAACACGCCGCTGGTGGAGATTGTCCCGCACGCGGGCGCTCGCTTCAACCAACTGACCACCCGCGGGTTCGATACTAACGGCAGCCGTCGCGACAGCCTGTTCATAACGGATCAAACGCGTCAGGATATCTGGCAGTTCCCGGCGGGTGTGAAGTTTACTAAAGCCTTCGCGCTGGATGCGGGCTGGGATCTGCGCGCCCGGGCTGATGTCGGAGTGATTGCTGTCGCAGGCGACACGCGCACGCAGAGCAGAGTCTCCGCACCTGGGATCCAGGCTTCTGACGTGATTGCCGCCGATGTGGTCGACAACACCGCGTTCAACGGACAACTGGGCGTGAAGCTGCACAAAGGCAACATGGCCTTCGGTGTTGGCTACAACATCACGGCGTCTGAACACAGCACCGGTCAGACGATAGGCGCAACCTATAAACTTTCCTTCTGATAACATGAGGATCGCGGGCGTCAGGCCCGCGATTTTTTTAGCTTAAATCATGCAGGGCTTTATCGAGCGGCGGCGTAAGCGTTATCTCCGGAAACTCCACCGCCAGCCCGCGCCGTTCAGGCGTACAGCACATCACGCCCACTTTCGCCGGGCCACGCGGAAACCAGCCTAAACGCAGCAGCGGCCAGTGCTGGCCATCGGTGGAATACTGTAGCCGCAGACTGTCGCCTTTACGCGTTAGCCGCAGCCAGAAAATGCGCGGATCGCCCGGAAAAATCCCCGTCGCCCAGTCTGAATTCTCCCGCGTCAGCACGCTGCCGATAGCCGGCGCGCCATCGTTATACTCAATGCCGGCTTTTAACCAGTAGTGCTCGTCGATCATCAGCATGATCCCCGCCTGGTCGTACAGCGTGTTGAAATCGGCGCATACCTTTACCTGGAAGGTAAAGTCATCGGCGACCTCTGTTGCGAAAATATGCCCGGAAAAGCGCTCAAAGCCATACCAGGTTTTTTGCCAGAAGTCTGTCTTTTCGTCGGTAATAACCTGTAATTTACCGTTTTCGTAATGCCACTGTGCGGGTTCATTGATCCAGTTAAAATTTACTGACATGCAGCCTCCAGCGTCGTCAGGATGAAGTCTCAGTGTAGAATCTTTCATACAAAACAGCCTATGGCGTACGCACCATTTCATACTGGGCAATCACCATTTCCTTAAAGCCCGCCCCTTCAAACAATGAAGAAAAAGCGGACGGAACGGCGACGGGCGTTCCAATCCCAGGATATTGCGCGTTGATTTTTTGCAATAGCTGGCGGGCAAGGCCCTGACGGCGGTGCGCGGGATCCACGAAAAGATAGCGCAGCTGCGGCGTGGCTGTCAGCGTGGCGATCACCCCCCAGGCGTGCTCGCCATCTTTCACCACCCGACACGGCAGCGACGGGAAGCAGAGCGGATCGAGCTGCCAGGGCGTATTTTCAGCCGGGCCGCGATAAATCGCGCACAGCAGGCCATCCAGCGAGTCGTCTGCCAGTTCAGTCCTGGGTTCGACAAGCTTGCCCTGATAGCCGCACAGTTCGCGCGCGACGCAAAATCCCAGCGATTGATACAGCGCAATGGCAGGCCTGTTCTCGCGGATCACCTCAAGCGACAGAGAGGTGACCTCTGTTAGCCCGGCAAATAACACGCTCAGCATCGGTTTGGTCAGCCCTTTACCGCGCCAGCCAGGCTGGATCGCAAAGGCCGCCAGCCGCGCGCGGTTGCCCCGCCGCGTAATAAGCGCGATCGCCACAGGCTCGTTATCCGCAAACCAGACGCAGGAATCTGCAAAGCTCAGCCCCTCGGCAATAAAGCGGGCGGCAAAGTGCTCTGGCGTTAGCGTAAAAGGAACAAAATAATCCTGAAAACAGCGCCCGAGAATATCCGTCAGCTCAGTGATGCTGAGCGCGTAAGCGGGTACGGCGGTAAAAGGCATCGCATCTCTCCATGAACAAATGAGTCACTTATTCTACAGGGTAACGCCGACGGTTACTGTTGGGTTGACGGCAAAAGGCAGCTACACTCAGTTTGCAGATAACATTGCGCATGTTGCGCGCTTTTGCCAGAGGATATGACAATGCACCACACGATGAAAAACGATCCTGAAGATACGTCAAAAGAAGAAACCCAGGGTTCCGGCCTGTTGCAGCAAAAAATGCTCGCCTCCCGCTCGATCATTATTTCCGGTGAGATCAACCAGACGCTGGCCGAAAAAGTAGTGACGCAGCTGATCCTGTTGCAAAGCATCAACAATGATCCGATTAAGCTTTATATCAACAGCCAGGGCGGTCATGTTGAAGCGGGCGATACCATCCACGACTTTATCAAATTCATTCGTCCGGAAGTGCATGTCATTGGTACCGGCTGGGTCGCCAGCGCCGGGATCACCATTTACCTGGCAGCGAAAAAAGAGCACCGCTATTCTCTGCCAAATACCCGTTTTATGATCCATCAGCCGTTAGGCGGCGTGCGTGGTCAGGCAACGGATATTGAAATTGAAGCGCGTGAAATTATTCGCATGCAGGAAAGGGTTAACAAGCTGATTGCCGACGCGACCGGGCAGCCGCTGGAAAAAGTGAAAAAAGATTCAGACCGTAACTACTGGATGTCACCGGAGCAGGCGCTGGATTACGGCGTCGTCGGTAAATTAATTCAGCACTATGACGATTTAAACCTCGACTAAGCCTGTATTGCGCGCATAAAAAAAGCTCCCTCGGGAGCTTTTTTGTCTGGCGGCGCCAGGACAGGCTCGCTGACTTATTTTGTCAGTTCAGCGGTCATGTGCACGTTATTACTGACGTTAGCTTCAGTAATTTTATAGGATGCGCCAGCTTTCTCTGCTTTTGCGGCAATCTGCGCTTCAGCGGCGTCCAGCGTGGAGGCAGAAGCGGTAACGGATTGTGCGAAAGCGCCGAAAGACATCAGGGACAGAGCGGCTACAGCGGCCAGGGTTTTAACGTTTTTCATGATAATTCCTTAAACAGTATATTCGGTAAGAGCGTTAACTTTTTGTTCAGGGATCGCCAGTTACTGGAGATCGCCTGCGGTCAGGTTTTCAGGATCGAAAGCGTGACTGTATTCCAGGTGGTTCCGATGCGCGGTGTTATCGATATTCGAACCGGCTTCAGGACGCGGTGTAGAGTTATTGGCTGCCATTGCGCCAAAGGAGACGGTGGCGGCCAGGATAAAAGCAGTAACTACGCTGATGTTTTTCATTTTTTGTACCTTCTTTCATCAAGGGTCGTTATCGGCGACTTATTTATAAATTACCGCAGTACCGTGCAGCGTATTCGGGCCGGTAATAGAAGTGATGCGGTAAGACTTCGCGCCCATTTCATCGGCTTTCTGTGCCAGTTCTGCTTCCAGTGATGCGATGTTAGTGCCCGCGTTAGCTGAGATATGCCCCACTTTCTGCTGACCGGCGGGAGTCGCATCAACCTGCACCGCAGCGACGCTTGCGAAAGAGAGTGAACTCAGGATGGCGACGGCGAACAGAGCTTTAACGTTTTTCATAATCAGTACCTTCAGTATTCGGTGTAATGAGTGTCGTAAGTAATTACTTAACGATCGATAGACAAATGATAGATGTGATCTGCATCACACGTCAACCTTATTTTTTAATGACCGTTAATATAATTATTAAACCCATATAAATCATTTAGATACATGGAAAAATTTTTTGTATAAAACCTGCTGGTCATCGCTGCCGACTTGTTTTTATAATGATTACTATATAAATCACTGAAAGCAGGGGGCCGAATGACCATGCAGATGACAAGTTGTACGAAGAAAGGCAGGGGACGACCCAAAGTGTTTGACCGTGAGGCCACGCTGGATCGGGCGATGGAATTATTCTGGCAGCACGGCTACGAAGCGACCTCGCTTGCCGATCTGGTAGAGGCGACAGGCGCGAAGGCGCCGACGTTATATGCAGAATTTACTAATAAAGAGGGACTGTTCCGGGCGGTACTGGACCGCTATGTCAGTACCTTTGCCGCCAGGCACAAAGCGCAGTTGTTCTGCGATGAGAAACCCGTGGAGCAGGCCGTGCGTGACTATCTCACCGCGCTGGCCCGTTGCTTTACCAGCACAGATACCCCGGCAGGTTGTTTTCTGATCAATACTTCCGCCACGGTATCGGCATCTTCAGAGCAAATCGCCTGTGCTGTGCGTACCCGTCATGCGCAGGAAGAAAAGATGCTGCTGGCGTTTTTAACGCAACGGCAGGAAAAGGGTGAACTGCCCGCCCACACCGATTTGTCAGCATTGACCGCTTTTATAAGCTGCCTGATCCAGGGGATGTCGGTCAGCGCCCGTGAAGGGGCGTCGCCTGAAGATCTGATGCAAATTATCGATACGACGCTGGCGTTGTGGCCGACGTTAGTTTCGTCTTAAGTCATTAAAATGATTGGTTTTACTGATAAATGGCGATATGGCCGGAAATGTGACCGGATACGATAATAAAAAATTTTCAGATAATTCTGCTAAAAAAGCACAATTTTAAGGCGGTCTGGTATAAACCATCTATAATCTCTATTCATACCTTTGAGGGTGAAAATGTGAACAATGGTTTTTACCGGATCCGGTACAAAGGTATCGTGCAGCTCGCATTCTATACGAATGAAGAAGTAGAAAACCTTGACACCGGTACGCAGACAATGGGTTTCTGGCGCTTTGTTGAGGGCTTTGAAATCGACAACAATGACGAGATTGGTGTACTGGGTGGGCCTTATGACGCCTTTGGAAACTCGCTGACGAGCATTGTATTAAGCAATGAACCTGTTTATACGGGTGGCATTTTCGGCAGCGGCGAACAAACGGAACAAATATAATCTCAGATAGGCCGATCGGACGATCGGCCTTTCTTTTTACTGCTTAAAAGCAGCAGATGAAATTACGCCTGCTGTTCAGCAAGGATCGTCAGTTTCTCATCTGTGGCTTTTTCTTCTTCCAGGGTTTCACCCAGTAAACGGGCAGCTTCTTTATAACCCAGTTTCACCGCCAGTGCGCGAAGCGTACCGTAAGTGGCGATCTCATAGTGCTCGACCTTTTGCGCAGCGCCAATCAAACCAGCGTCACGTACCGGGCCCGCTTCCACAGAATCGATGATTTCCTGGGCTTCCTCGACCAGACCTTCTAACGCATGGCATTTCATTCGCTTAATGCGTACACCCTCAGTTGCTTCCACCAGTTGATCAAGACGCTCAATCTGACCTTGCGTCTCTTCAAGGTGTTGTTTAAACGCGGCGACCAGTTTCTCATCGGTGGCTGCGCGAGCCATTTTCGGCAGGGCACGCGTAATTTGCTTCTCAGCGCTGTAAACGTCTGATAAATCGTGAATGAATAAATCTTCTAAAGTCTTAATGGTCATTTTGTATTCCTTAAATAATCATTGGAGAAACAATCCGCAAATTATGCGGGATTACGCGATGGTCAGATTTCAGTTTAGACGATCCTCAAAATTTGCAATGAAAATAAAAATTTAGATTATGGGATGATTCCTGGTGAAAATCAGGCGGGGGATAATTACGTCACCTGTATAAACTATGTGAAAGTAATACTTCTTTATTAATTGCCGGGCCGGGAAATACCAGAACAGCGGCATGATAAGTTGGCAAGTAAGAATTTTCCTTTAATCCAGTACGGAAAACGATACACTTCAACATACGTTGTAATGAAGTCGTTGAGGAAAGAACGATGCTTTCGAATATCCACACCCGTACCGGGCAGCCGTCGCTGTTCCGGGCAGGTGTCCAGGCCTGTTTCCCTACGCTCCCCGGTTACTGGAGTATCGGTATCGCGGCAGGCGCGATAGGGACGTTATCCGGCTTTTCTGTTGTGCAAATCACGCTGCTGGCAGGGTGTCTTTACGCGGGGTCCGCGCATTTCCTTTTTTACTCCTTATGGGCCGCCGGGGCAGAAACCGCCTCCATCGTGCTGAGCGTGCTGCTCGTCAACCTGCGTTATCTGTTGATGAGTTCCTCTGTCAGCCTCTTTTTCCAGCACAGCACCACGTATCAGAAAATTGTCAGCGGCCTGCTGTTGACCGATGAAACCTTTGGCGTGGCCGTACAGTATGGTAGTGAAGCAGGTGAAATTCCCTTTAAATGGATGCTTGGCCTGAACCTCACGGCCTGGATTAACTGGATCATCTCCTGCGTACTGGGAGCCTGGCTGGCGTCGTCGCTGCCTGCCGCACTGATGGAAGGCCTGAGCTTTAGCCTGGTATCGATGTTTATCGGGCTGATCCTGATGACCTGGTTTGCCAGTAAACGACAACGTCTGGAAACGCTGACTATCGTCACCGCGATGGTCATAACCCTGTTATTTCACTCATGGTCGAACACCAGCCTGGTTGTTATTTTTGCCGCTTCAGCGGCAGCTACTCTGGCCACACTGGTGTTGATCAAAATGGAAAAAAGGGGCAAATAACATGGACAGAAATATTATTCTGGCAATTGCGCTGGTGTCGATTGTTACTGCTGCCATGCGCGTCATGCCGTTATTGTTATTATCCCGTATGCGTTTATCCTTCACGCTGCAACAATGGCTGGCTTTTATTCCCTCCGGAATTATGACTGCCATCGTGGTGACTGAGCTGCTCCAGAAACCAGCGATGACCGCCTCCGGGCTCAGCGTATCGCTGCTGGCGGCGATTGTCGCAACCCTGGTCGGCGCGCTTACCCGCAGCTTATTCGCCACCGTGATTAGCGGTATGGTCGCTTTTTCCGTGCTGCAATTAATGAGCTGGCTATAATTTTTTACCTGTTACTTTTAGTCACAGCTTTTCTGGCGCAGGGGATAACCTCTCCTGCGCCATGGACGGCGGCCAGATCGCGCCATAATAAATGAAATTTGCGCTAAGCGCGTTTTGTAATGTAAAAGCCACAATAATTAAAAGTGAATAGCCCTATTTAACCGTTTTAATTTCGATGATATAAATATTCC
Coding sequences within:
- a CDS encoding DUF1349 domain-containing protein, which produces MSVNFNWINEPAQWHYENGKLQVITDEKTDFWQKTWYGFERFSGHIFATEVADDFTFQVKVCADFNTLYDQAGIMLMIDEHYWLKAGIEYNDGAPAIGSVLTRENSDWATGIFPGDPRIFWLRLTRKGDSLRLQYSTDGQHWPLLRLGWFPRGPAKVGVMCCTPERRGLAVEFPEITLTPPLDKALHDLS
- a CDS encoding AzlC family ABC transporter permease, whose amino-acid sequence is MLSNIHTRTGQPSLFRAGVQACFPTLPGYWSIGIAAGAIGTLSGFSVVQITLLAGCLYAGSAHFLFYSLWAAGAETASIVLSVLLVNLRYLLMSSSVSLFFQHSTTYQKIVSGLLLTDETFGVAVQYGSEAGEIPFKWMLGLNLTAWINWIISCVLGAWLASSLPAALMEGLSFSLVSMFIGLILMTWFASKRQRLETLTIVTAMVITLLFHSWSNTSLVVIFAASAAATLATLVLIKMEKRGK
- a CDS encoding TetR/AcrR family transcriptional regulator — translated: MTMQMTSCTKKGRGRPKVFDREATLDRAMELFWQHGYEATSLADLVEATGAKAPTLYAEFTNKEGLFRAVLDRYVSTFAARHKAQLFCDEKPVEQAVRDYLTALARCFTSTDTPAGCFLINTSATVSASSEQIACAVRTRHAQEEKMLLAFLTQRQEKGELPAHTDLSALTAFISCLIQGMSVSAREGASPEDLMQIIDTTLALWPTLVSS
- a CDS encoding YdgH/BhsA/McbA-like domain containing protein, with protein sequence MKNVKTLAAVAALSLMSFGAFAQSVTASASTLDAAEAQIAAKAEKAGASYKITEANVSNNVHMTAELTK
- a CDS encoding YciE/YciF ferroxidase family protein; the protein is MTIKTLEDLFIHDLSDVYSAEKQITRALPKMARAATDEKLVAAFKQHLEETQGQIERLDQLVEATEGVRIKRMKCHALEGLVEEAQEIIDSVEAGPVRDAGLIGAAQKVEHYEIATYGTLRALAVKLGYKEAARLLGETLEEEKATDEKLTILAEQQA
- the bhsA gene encoding multiple stress resistance protein BhsA translates to MKNVKALFAVAILSSLSFASVAAVQVDATPAGQQKVGHISANAGTNIASLEAELAQKADEMGAKSYRITSITGPNTLHGTAVIYK
- a CDS encoding GNAT family N-acetyltransferase, translated to MPFTAVPAYALSITELTDILGRCFQDYFVPFTLTPEHFAARFIAEGLSFADSCVWFADNEPVAIALITRRGNRARLAAFAIQPGWRGKGLTKPMLSVLFAGLTEVTSLSLEVIRENRPAIALYQSLGFCVARELCGYQGKLVEPRTELADDSLDGLLCAIYRGPAENTPWQLDPLCFPSLPCRVVKDGEHAWGVIATLTATPQLRYLFVDPAHRRQGLARQLLQKINAQYPGIGTPVAVPSAFSSLFEGAGFKEMVIAQYEMVRTP
- a CDS encoding AzlD domain-containing protein, producing MDRNIILAIALVSIVTAAMRVMPLLLLSRMRLSFTLQQWLAFIPSGIMTAIVVTELLQKPAMTASGLSVSLLAAIVATLVGALTRSLFATVISGMVAFSVLQLMSWL
- a CDS encoding ATP-dependent Clp protease proteolytic subunit; the encoded protein is MHHTMKNDPEDTSKEETQGSGLLQQKMLASRSIIISGEINQTLAEKVVTQLILLQSINNDPIKLYINSQGGHVEAGDTIHDFIKFIRPEVHVIGTGWVASAGITIYLAAKKEHRYSLPNTRFMIHQPLGGVRGQATDIEIEAREIIRMQERVNKLIADATGQPLEKVKKDSDRNYWMSPEQALDYGVVGKLIQHYDDLNLD